In Mangifera indica cultivar Alphonso chromosome 1, CATAS_Mindica_2.1, whole genome shotgun sequence, a single genomic region encodes these proteins:
- the LOC123214479 gene encoding aspartic proteinase 36-like isoform X1, whose product MAWAPSQILTAVFLFLYLLQSNPAVSIANLLHGGTRHAMVLPLYLSPPNISRISFPNSRRHLQRSTSDSHPSARMRLYDDLLLNGYYTTRLWIGTPPQQFALIVDTGSTVTYVPCATCKQCGRHQDPKFEPDLSSTYQPVKCNLDCNCDHDREQCVYERQYAEMSSSSGVLGEDILSFGNESELLPQRAVFGCENVETGDLYSQHADGIMGLGRGDLSVVDQLVDKGVISDSFSLCYGGMDIGGGAMVLGNITSPANMVFAHSDPLRSPYYNINLKAIHVAGKSLPLNPRVFDGKHGTVLDSGTTYAYLPEAAFVAFKNAIMHELQSLKQIRGPDPNYHDICFSGASSDASQLSNTFPSVEMVFGNGQKMLLSPENYLFRHSKVRGAYCLGIFQNGRDPTALLGGIIVRNTLVMYDREHSKIGFWKTNCSELWERMKETSTQPMVPSNGKNSSAELPPNEPPNNALAGVLRIDQITFDMSLSINYSDLEPQIPQLTEFFARELDVNTSQVHLLNVTSKGDSCLITWAIFPLGSANYISNDTAINIISQLTEHRVHLPDTFGNYKLLQWKIKPSAKRTWWQQHYLVVLLVITISMIAGLSASGIWWLLQRHRQQNVNPYKPVEIAGPEQELQPI is encoded by the exons ATGGCTTGGGCACCTAGTCAAATTCTCACGGCCGTTTTCCTCTTCTTATATCTCCTCCAATCAAATCCTGCCGTCTCGATTGCCAATCTCCTTCACGGTGGCACCCGTCACGCCATGGTATTGCCGCTCTACCTTTCCCCTCCTAATATCTCCAGAATCAGTTTCCCGAATTCTCGTCGTCACCTGCAGAGATCCACCTCCGATTCCCACCCTAGCGCTCGCATGCGACTCTACGACGATCTGCTTCTCAACGG GTATTATACCACGCGTCTCTGGATCGGTACACCACCTCAACAATTCGCTCTTATTGTTGATACGGGGAGTACTGTTACCTATGTCCCCTGTGCTACTTGCAAGCAGTGCGGCAGGCATCag GATCCTAAATTTGAGCCTGACTTATCAAGCACATATCAACCTGTAAAATGCAACCTGGACTGCAATTGTGACCATGACAGGGAACAATGTGTTTACGAGAGACAGTATGCTGAGATGAGTTCAAGTAGTGGTGTTCTTGGTGAGGATATATTATCCTTTGGCAATGAAAGTGAACTTCTACCTCAGCGTGCTGTTTTTGGTTGTGAGAATGTTGAAACTGGTGATCTTTATAGTCAGCATGCTGATGGTATAATGGGATTGGGCCGTGGAGATCTCAGTGTTGTTGATCAACTTGTTGATAAAGGTGTGATTAGTGATTCATTCTCATTATGTTATGGTGGGATGGATATTGGTGGGGGAGCTATGGTTCTTGGTAATATAACTTCTCCAGCAAACATGGTCTTCGCTCATTCAGACCCTCTGCGCAG TCCATACtacaatattaatttgaagGCAATACATGTTGCGGGGAAGTCATTACCTTTAAACCCAAGGGTCTTTGATGGCAAGCATGGAACTGTTCTTGATAGTGGCACAACATATGCCTACCTGCCAGAAGCAGCATTTGTGGCTTTTAAGAATGCG ATTATGCATGAACTTCAGTCCTTAAAGCAAATTCGTGGTCCTGATCCTAATTACCATGATATTTGTTTTTCTGGTGCTTCAAG TGATGCCTCTCAACTCTCAAATACCTTTCCATCAGTAGAGATGGTTTTTGGCAATGGGCAAAAGATGTTGCTATCACCAGAAAATTACTTGTTCCGG CATTCAAAGGTTCGTGGTGCATATTGTCTGGGGATTTTCCAAAATGGAAGGGATCCAACTGCACTCCTTGGAG GGATCATTGTTCGCAACACTCTTGTTATGTATGATCGTGAACATTCAAAGATTGGTTTTTGGAAGACCAATTGTTCTGAGTTGTGGGAACGAATGAAGGAAACTAGTACTCAGCCAATGGTTCCTTCAAATGGAAAGAACTCAAGTGCAGAATTGCCTCCTAATGAACCACCAAATAATGCCCTTGCAG GGGTACTCCGAATTGATCAAATAACATTTGATATGTCTTTAAGCATCAACTACTCAGATTTGGAACCCCAGATCCCACAACTTACTGAGTTCTTTGCTCGGGAGTTAGATGTTAATACTTCTCAG GTTCATCTTTTAAATGTTACATCCAAAGGAGATAGTTGTCTTATTACATGGGCTATATTCCCTTTAGGATCTGCTAACTACATTTCTAATGACACTGCAATT AATATAATTTCCCAGCTTACCGAACATCGTGTGCACCTTCCTGACACCTTTGGAAATTATAAGTTGCTTCAATGGAAAATCAAGCCTTCAGCAAAGAG GACATGGTGGCAGCAACATTATCTGGTTGTGTTATTAGTCATTACCATTTCGATGATTGCTGGACTGTCAGCTTCTGGAATTTGGTGGCTTCTGCAGAGGCATAGACAGCAAAATGTAAATCCCTACAAACCAGTCGAAATTGCTGGGCCTGAGCAAGAGTTGCAGCCAATATAA
- the LOC123214479 gene encoding aspartic proteinase 36-like isoform X2 translates to MAWAPSQILTAVFLFLYLLQSNPAVSIANLLHGGTRHAMVLPLYLSPPNISRISFPNSRRHLQRSTSDSHPSARMRLYDDLLLNGYYTTRLWIGTPPQQFALIVDTGSTVTYVPCATCKQCGRHQDPKFEPDLSSTYQPVKCNLDCNCDHDREQCVYERQYAEMSSSSGVLGEDILSFGNESELLPQRAVFGCENVETGDLYSQHADGIMGLGRGDLSVVDQLVDKGVISDSFSLCYGGMDIGGGAMVLGNITSPANMVFAHSDPLRSPYYNINLKAIHVAGKSLPLNPRVFDGKHGTVLDSGTTYAYLPEAAFVAFKNAIMHELQSLKQIRGPDPNYHDICFSGASSDASQLSNTFPSVEMVFGNGQKMLLSPENYLFRHSKVRGAYCLGIFQNGRDPTALLGGIIVRNTLVMYDREHSKIGFWKTNCSELWERMKETSTQPMVPSNGKNSSAELPPNEPPNNALAGVLRIDQITFDMSLSINYSDLEPQIPQLTEFFARELDVNTSQVHLLNVTSKGDSCLITWAIFPLGSANYISNDTAINIISQLTEHRVHLPDTFGNYKLLQWKIKPSAKRSMRNTMEAPVKHA, encoded by the exons ATGGCTTGGGCACCTAGTCAAATTCTCACGGCCGTTTTCCTCTTCTTATATCTCCTCCAATCAAATCCTGCCGTCTCGATTGCCAATCTCCTTCACGGTGGCACCCGTCACGCCATGGTATTGCCGCTCTACCTTTCCCCTCCTAATATCTCCAGAATCAGTTTCCCGAATTCTCGTCGTCACCTGCAGAGATCCACCTCCGATTCCCACCCTAGCGCTCGCATGCGACTCTACGACGATCTGCTTCTCAACGG GTATTATACCACGCGTCTCTGGATCGGTACACCACCTCAACAATTCGCTCTTATTGTTGATACGGGGAGTACTGTTACCTATGTCCCCTGTGCTACTTGCAAGCAGTGCGGCAGGCATCag GATCCTAAATTTGAGCCTGACTTATCAAGCACATATCAACCTGTAAAATGCAACCTGGACTGCAATTGTGACCATGACAGGGAACAATGTGTTTACGAGAGACAGTATGCTGAGATGAGTTCAAGTAGTGGTGTTCTTGGTGAGGATATATTATCCTTTGGCAATGAAAGTGAACTTCTACCTCAGCGTGCTGTTTTTGGTTGTGAGAATGTTGAAACTGGTGATCTTTATAGTCAGCATGCTGATGGTATAATGGGATTGGGCCGTGGAGATCTCAGTGTTGTTGATCAACTTGTTGATAAAGGTGTGATTAGTGATTCATTCTCATTATGTTATGGTGGGATGGATATTGGTGGGGGAGCTATGGTTCTTGGTAATATAACTTCTCCAGCAAACATGGTCTTCGCTCATTCAGACCCTCTGCGCAG TCCATACtacaatattaatttgaagGCAATACATGTTGCGGGGAAGTCATTACCTTTAAACCCAAGGGTCTTTGATGGCAAGCATGGAACTGTTCTTGATAGTGGCACAACATATGCCTACCTGCCAGAAGCAGCATTTGTGGCTTTTAAGAATGCG ATTATGCATGAACTTCAGTCCTTAAAGCAAATTCGTGGTCCTGATCCTAATTACCATGATATTTGTTTTTCTGGTGCTTCAAG TGATGCCTCTCAACTCTCAAATACCTTTCCATCAGTAGAGATGGTTTTTGGCAATGGGCAAAAGATGTTGCTATCACCAGAAAATTACTTGTTCCGG CATTCAAAGGTTCGTGGTGCATATTGTCTGGGGATTTTCCAAAATGGAAGGGATCCAACTGCACTCCTTGGAG GGATCATTGTTCGCAACACTCTTGTTATGTATGATCGTGAACATTCAAAGATTGGTTTTTGGAAGACCAATTGTTCTGAGTTGTGGGAACGAATGAAGGAAACTAGTACTCAGCCAATGGTTCCTTCAAATGGAAAGAACTCAAGTGCAGAATTGCCTCCTAATGAACCACCAAATAATGCCCTTGCAG GGGTACTCCGAATTGATCAAATAACATTTGATATGTCTTTAAGCATCAACTACTCAGATTTGGAACCCCAGATCCCACAACTTACTGAGTTCTTTGCTCGGGAGTTAGATGTTAATACTTCTCAG GTTCATCTTTTAAATGTTACATCCAAAGGAGATAGTTGTCTTATTACATGGGCTATATTCCCTTTAGGATCTGCTAACTACATTTCTAATGACACTGCAATT AATATAATTTCCCAGCTTACCGAACATCGTGTGCACCTTCCTGACACCTTTGGAAATTATAAGTTGCTTCAATGGAAAATCAAGCCTTCAGCAAAGAG GTCAATGCGTAACACCATGGAAGCACCAGTGAAGCATGCATGA
- the LOC123214496 gene encoding FRIGIDA-like protein 3, with the protein MANIEQILANDTPSSMVEQLGKIILELEARKNASDNKIQWKEIEEHFCNLEMTLKKKSEELDAREKEYEKKESEIRALIAERVATVADKEQDLIDRIQELKDAAVAAIAEACANYQPTSLELADSRDNQDDKVSSSVGDPNSPGKYIPHEFGENAKGDVEPCPEIMQFCKEMDTKGLLNFTMKNQKKLFTIREELSVALESAVEPARLVLDLLEGFYPPDEIDQPLDKKDAALQGMRKSCIIFIEAMAALLARTDQGADHLLNSEIKQQAKAIADEWKPNLASAGNDAANANSLEAEAFLQLLATFRIASEFDEEELCKLVLLVSSRRQAPGLCRSLGLSHKVPGVVESLVNSGKQIDAVHFIQAFQLAEGFPPVPLLKTYLKDLRRNSQGKGVSLGGSTGAQIDVNAQELAALKAVVNCVKEYKLEAEYPLDPLQKRVAQLERSKSDKKRGGDFGKHRHSKRQRANGGYRGFRSHGGKAAPGRHVPPVFSDRAAYGGMPERYPQAGPNPYNYQVPGQPTFTQQPNDERLYFYPQDDRVNATSYSAAPANYTGYMGTGLQSSHQPYT; encoded by the exons ATGGCCAATATAGAACAAATTTTAGCAAATGATACACCATCCTCTATGGTAGAACAGCTAGGTAAGATAATTCTGGAACTTGAAGCTCGCAAGAATGCATCTGACAACAAGATTCAGTGGAAGGAGATTGAAGAACACTTCTGCAATCTTGAGATGACATTGAAGAAAAAATCTGAAGAGCTGGATGCTAGGGAGAAGGAGTATGAGAAAAAAGAATCTGAAATCCGTGCCCTGATTGCGGAAAGAGTGGCAACTGTTGCAGATAAAGAACAAGATCTCATAGATCGAATTCAGGAGCTTAAAGATGCTGCTGTTGCTGCCATTGCAGAGGCATGTGCAAATTACCAACCTACATCTTTAGAGCTTGCCGATTCTAGGGACAATCAAGATGATAAGGTAAGCAGCTCTGTTGGTGACCCAAATTCTCCTGGGAAGTACATTCCTCATGAGTTCGGTGAAAATGCTAAAGGTGATGTTGAGCCATGTCCAGAAATAATGCAATTCTGCAAGGAGATGGATACAAAAGGACTTCTGAACTTTACCATGAAGAatcagaaaaaattatttaccatTCGTGAGGAACTTTCTGTTGCACTAGAAAGTGCAGTGGAACCAGCCCGTTTGGTGCTGGATTTACTGGAAGGTTTTTACCCTCCTGATGAAATTGACCAACCATTGGATAAGAAGGATGCTGCCCTTCAGGGCATGCGCAAATCCtgtattatatttatagaaGCCATGGCTGCCTTATTGGCTAGAACTGACCAAGGTGCTGATCACCTTTTGAACTCTGAAATCAAGCAGCAAGCCAAGGCAATTGCTGATGAGTGGAAGCCTAATTTGGCTAGTGCAGGCAATGATGCTGCCAATGCAAATTCATTGGAAGCAGAGGCATTCTTACAGCTTCTTGCAACCTTTAGGATTGCTTCGGAGTTTGATGAAGAAGAACTCTGCAAGCTTGTTCTTTTAGTTTCTAGCCGCAGGCAGGCACCTGGGCTCTGCCGTTCTCTTGGGTTATCACATAAAGTTCCAG GGGTTGTTGAGTCCTTGGTTAACAGTGGGAAACAAATTGATGCTGTACATTTCATTCAGGCCTTTCAGCTTGCTGAAGGCTTTCCCCCTGTTCCCCTCTTGAAGACGTACTTAAAGGATTTAAGGAGAAACTCGCAGGGAAAGGGTGTGAGTTTGGGTGGATCTACTGGGGCACAG ATTGATGTAAATGCACAGGAACTTGCTGCTCTGAAAGCTGTAGTTAATTGTGTCAAAGAGTACAAGCTTGAAGCTGAATATCCTCTTGATCCACTTCAGAAAAGGGTTGCTCAACTGGAGAGGTCAAAATCTGATAAGAAGAGAGGCGGAGATTTTGGTAAGCATCGTCACTCCAAGAGACAGAGAGCAAATGGAGGGTACCGTGGTTTTCGTTCTCATGGTGGCAAGGCAGCTCCTGGTAGGCATGTTCCACCTGTTTTCTCTGACAGAGCAGCATATGGAGGAATGCCTGAGAGATATCCTCAGGCTGGTCCAAACCCTTATAATTATCAAGTTCCTGGCCAGCCTACATTCACACAGCAGCCAAATGATGAAAGACTATACTTTTACCCCCAAGATGATAGGGTTAATGCAACTTCATACAGTGCAGCTCCTGCTAACTACACTGGTTACATGGGTACTGGATTGCAGTCTTCACACCAGCCATATACCTAG
- the LOC123218972 gene encoding U-box domain-containing protein 4-like isoform X1, translating to MQAVMEISLLKVLLKNISLFLHLSSFDNVNSDPVQKYYQRAEEIFKLLKPILDAIIDSEIASDEALKKAFEEFRQSIDELRELFENWQPLLSKVYFVLQVELLISKIRTSALDILQLLSCLHHYLPDELSSASLELFKEKIKHMEYSQASSLIREAIRDQANGVTPSSEILVKVAECLSLRSNQEILIEAVSLEKLKENAEQAEKVEETEFMDQMITLVTRMHDRLVMMKQLQICTPVPIPPDFCCPLSLELMTDPVIVASGQTYERAFIKNWIELGLTVCPKTRLTLAHTNLIPNYTVKALIANWCELNNVNLPDPMKTMSLNQPSPLLVHSDSDVPGKNLILSTRIHREGSSPLHPRSASEASLSSIAGNGQALDSARVSLTSSEDRFANSEEQSGELVGQPFMSPSRKEFSTSIENIEQSSHVHSRSGSASSVLSNTKVSQGVVGESNETSEGSNHHTEPSGEVKSEPHVDATLPTTEREAEFPSRMMETRSRGQVIWRRPLERLVPRMVSNSATETRADLSGIETQVRKLVEDLKSTSLETQRDATSELRLLAKHNNDNRIVIASCGAISLLVDLLHSTDTEIQENAVTALLNLSINDNNKSAIGNANAIEPLIHVLKTGSPEARENSAATLFSLSVIEDNKIKIGKSGAIEPLVDLLGNGTPRGKKDAATALFNLSIYHENKARIVQAGAVKHLVDLMDPAAGMVDKAVAVLANLATIPDGRTAIGQGNGIPVLVEVVELGSARGKENAAAALLQLCIASGRHCNMVLQEGAVPPLVALSQSGTPRAKEKAQSLLSYFRSHRNERKTLLIK from the exons ATGCAGGCAGTGATGgagatatcattattaaaagtTCTTCTGAAAAATATCTCTTTGTTTTTACATTTATCGTCTTTTGACAACGTAAATTCAGACCCTGTTCAGAAGTATTACCAGAGGGCGGAAGAGATATTTAAGTTGCTGAAGCCAATTCTTGATGCTATCATTGATTCTGAAATAGCTTCTGATGAAGCACTTAAAAAGGCATTTGAAGAGTTTCGCCAATCTATTGATGAATTAAGGGAGCTCTTTGAAAACTGGCAACCATTATTGAGTAAAGTTTATTTT GTTCTGCAAGTTGAATTGCTGATTTCTAAAATACGGACTTCTGCCTTGGACATACTCCAGCTGCTTAGCTGCTTGCACCATTATCTTCCTGATGAATTGAGTTCAGCATCTCTTGAG CTCTTCAAAGAGAAAATTAAGCACATGGAATATTCACAAGCATCATCTCTCATCAGAGAAGCAATAAGAGATCAAGCAAATGGTGTCACACCTAGCTCAGAGATCCTGGTAAAAGTTGCAGAGTGCCTGAGCTTGAGGTCAAACCAGGAGATTCTGATTGAGGCTGTGTCCCTTGAAAAGTTGAAGGAGAATGCTGAACAAGCTGAAAAGGTTGAGGAAACTGAGTTTATGGATCAAATGATTACCCTTGTAACTCGCATGCATGATCGCCTTGTTATGATGAAACAGTTGCAGATCTGTACCCCAGTCCCTATACCTCCTGATTTCTGCTGTCCTCTCTCCCTTGAGCTGATGACAGACCCGGTGATTGTGGCATCTGGGCAAACATATGAGCGGGCTTTCATAAAGAATTGGATTGAACTTGGGCTCACTGTTTGCCCTAAGACACGTCTGACTCTGGCTCATACCAACTTGATACCCAATTACACGGTGAAGGCACTAATTGCAAACTGGTGTGAACTAAACAATGTGAATCTGCCTGATCCCATGAAAACTATGAGCTTAAACCAACCCTCACCCCTTCTTGTGCATTCAGATTCTGATGTTCCTGGTAAGAACCTAATCTTGTCCACCAGGATTCATAGGGAGGGAAGTTCCCCATTACATCCTCGGTCAGCCTCAGAGGCTTCCTTGTCAAGTATTGCTGGAAACGGGCAGGCTTTGGATAGTGCAAGGGTATCTCTTACCAGTTCTGAGGACAGATTTGCTAATTCTGAAGAACAGAGCGGGGAATTGGTTGGCCAACCCTTTATGTCACCATCTAGAAAAGAGTTTTCTACTTCtattgaaaatattgaacaGTCATCTCACGTCCATAGTAGGAGTGGCTCAGCCTCCAGTGTGCTTTCTAATACAAAAGTTTCTCAGGGAGTTGTAGGAGAGAGCAATGAAACTTCAGAGGGATCAAACCATCATACTGAGCCTTCTGGAGAGGTAAAATCAGAACCTCATGTAGATGCTACCTTGCCCACCACAGAGCGGGAAGCTGAATTCCCATCTCGTATGATGGAAACACGATCTCGGGGCCAAGTGATCTGGCGCCGCCCATTAGAGAGACTTGTTCCAAGGATGGTTTCTAATTCAGCTACTGAAACCAGAGCTGATCTCTCTGGCATTGAAACCCAAGTACGAAAGTTGGTTGAGGACTTGAAGAGCACATCTCTTGAAACTCAAAGGGATGCAACATCAGAACTCCGTTTACTTGCTAAGCACAACAATGATAATCGGATTGTAATAGCAAGCTGCGGAGCCATCAGCTTATTAGTTGATTTGCTTCACTCAACAGACACTGAGATTCAGGAAAATGCTGTTACAGCACTTCTTAACTTATCAATTAATGATAACAACAAAAGTGCAATTGGTAATGCCAATGCCATTGAACCTCTAATTCATGTCCTTAAGACAGGGAGCCCAGAAGCTAGAGAGAATTCGGCTGCCACTCTCTTTAGCCTGTCTGTTATCGAGGATAATAAGATCAAGATAGGGAAGTCTGGGGCAATTGAACCTCTTGTTGATTTGCTGGGAAATGGGACACCTAGGGGTAAGAAAGATGCAGCAACAGCTctatttaatttgtcaatatATCATGAAAACAAAGCCCGGATTGTGCAAGCTGGCGCTGTAAAACACCTTGTGGATCTGATGGATCCAGCGGCTGGGATGGTTGATAAGGCAGTTGCTGTTTTAGCAAATCTTGCCACAATTCCTGATGGAAGGACTGCAATTGGTCAGGGGAATGGGATCCCTGTTCTGGTTGAGGTTGTTGAGCTGGGGTCTGCTAGAGGGAAGGAAAATGCAGCAGCTGCGCTTTTACAGCTTTGCATAGCCAGTGGTAGGCATTGCAATATGGTGCTCCAAGAAGGAGCTGTCCCACCGTTAGTGGCATTGTCACAGTCAGGCACCCCGAGGGCCAAAGAAAAG GCACAATCACTCCTAAGTTACTTCAGAAGCCATCGAAATG AGAGGAAAACCCTATTGATTAAATGA
- the LOC123218972 gene encoding U-box domain-containing protein 4-like isoform X2 yields the protein MEISLLKVLLKNISLFLHLSSFDNVNSDPVQKYYQRAEEIFKLLKPILDAIIDSEIASDEALKKAFEEFRQSIDELRELFENWQPLLSKVYFVLQVELLISKIRTSALDILQLLSCLHHYLPDELSSASLELFKEKIKHMEYSQASSLIREAIRDQANGVTPSSEILVKVAECLSLRSNQEILIEAVSLEKLKENAEQAEKVEETEFMDQMITLVTRMHDRLVMMKQLQICTPVPIPPDFCCPLSLELMTDPVIVASGQTYERAFIKNWIELGLTVCPKTRLTLAHTNLIPNYTVKALIANWCELNNVNLPDPMKTMSLNQPSPLLVHSDSDVPGKNLILSTRIHREGSSPLHPRSASEASLSSIAGNGQALDSARVSLTSSEDRFANSEEQSGELVGQPFMSPSRKEFSTSIENIEQSSHVHSRSGSASSVLSNTKVSQGVVGESNETSEGSNHHTEPSGEVKSEPHVDATLPTTEREAEFPSRMMETRSRGQVIWRRPLERLVPRMVSNSATETRADLSGIETQVRKLVEDLKSTSLETQRDATSELRLLAKHNNDNRIVIASCGAISLLVDLLHSTDTEIQENAVTALLNLSINDNNKSAIGNANAIEPLIHVLKTGSPEARENSAATLFSLSVIEDNKIKIGKSGAIEPLVDLLGNGTPRGKKDAATALFNLSIYHENKARIVQAGAVKHLVDLMDPAAGMVDKAVAVLANLATIPDGRTAIGQGNGIPVLVEVVELGSARGKENAAAALLQLCIASGRHCNMVLQEGAVPPLVALSQSGTPRAKEKAQSLLSYFRSHRNERKTLLIK from the exons ATGgagatatcattattaaaagtTCTTCTGAAAAATATCTCTTTGTTTTTACATTTATCGTCTTTTGACAACGTAAATTCAGACCCTGTTCAGAAGTATTACCAGAGGGCGGAAGAGATATTTAAGTTGCTGAAGCCAATTCTTGATGCTATCATTGATTCTGAAATAGCTTCTGATGAAGCACTTAAAAAGGCATTTGAAGAGTTTCGCCAATCTATTGATGAATTAAGGGAGCTCTTTGAAAACTGGCAACCATTATTGAGTAAAGTTTATTTT GTTCTGCAAGTTGAATTGCTGATTTCTAAAATACGGACTTCTGCCTTGGACATACTCCAGCTGCTTAGCTGCTTGCACCATTATCTTCCTGATGAATTGAGTTCAGCATCTCTTGAG CTCTTCAAAGAGAAAATTAAGCACATGGAATATTCACAAGCATCATCTCTCATCAGAGAAGCAATAAGAGATCAAGCAAATGGTGTCACACCTAGCTCAGAGATCCTGGTAAAAGTTGCAGAGTGCCTGAGCTTGAGGTCAAACCAGGAGATTCTGATTGAGGCTGTGTCCCTTGAAAAGTTGAAGGAGAATGCTGAACAAGCTGAAAAGGTTGAGGAAACTGAGTTTATGGATCAAATGATTACCCTTGTAACTCGCATGCATGATCGCCTTGTTATGATGAAACAGTTGCAGATCTGTACCCCAGTCCCTATACCTCCTGATTTCTGCTGTCCTCTCTCCCTTGAGCTGATGACAGACCCGGTGATTGTGGCATCTGGGCAAACATATGAGCGGGCTTTCATAAAGAATTGGATTGAACTTGGGCTCACTGTTTGCCCTAAGACACGTCTGACTCTGGCTCATACCAACTTGATACCCAATTACACGGTGAAGGCACTAATTGCAAACTGGTGTGAACTAAACAATGTGAATCTGCCTGATCCCATGAAAACTATGAGCTTAAACCAACCCTCACCCCTTCTTGTGCATTCAGATTCTGATGTTCCTGGTAAGAACCTAATCTTGTCCACCAGGATTCATAGGGAGGGAAGTTCCCCATTACATCCTCGGTCAGCCTCAGAGGCTTCCTTGTCAAGTATTGCTGGAAACGGGCAGGCTTTGGATAGTGCAAGGGTATCTCTTACCAGTTCTGAGGACAGATTTGCTAATTCTGAAGAACAGAGCGGGGAATTGGTTGGCCAACCCTTTATGTCACCATCTAGAAAAGAGTTTTCTACTTCtattgaaaatattgaacaGTCATCTCACGTCCATAGTAGGAGTGGCTCAGCCTCCAGTGTGCTTTCTAATACAAAAGTTTCTCAGGGAGTTGTAGGAGAGAGCAATGAAACTTCAGAGGGATCAAACCATCATACTGAGCCTTCTGGAGAGGTAAAATCAGAACCTCATGTAGATGCTACCTTGCCCACCACAGAGCGGGAAGCTGAATTCCCATCTCGTATGATGGAAACACGATCTCGGGGCCAAGTGATCTGGCGCCGCCCATTAGAGAGACTTGTTCCAAGGATGGTTTCTAATTCAGCTACTGAAACCAGAGCTGATCTCTCTGGCATTGAAACCCAAGTACGAAAGTTGGTTGAGGACTTGAAGAGCACATCTCTTGAAACTCAAAGGGATGCAACATCAGAACTCCGTTTACTTGCTAAGCACAACAATGATAATCGGATTGTAATAGCAAGCTGCGGAGCCATCAGCTTATTAGTTGATTTGCTTCACTCAACAGACACTGAGATTCAGGAAAATGCTGTTACAGCACTTCTTAACTTATCAATTAATGATAACAACAAAAGTGCAATTGGTAATGCCAATGCCATTGAACCTCTAATTCATGTCCTTAAGACAGGGAGCCCAGAAGCTAGAGAGAATTCGGCTGCCACTCTCTTTAGCCTGTCTGTTATCGAGGATAATAAGATCAAGATAGGGAAGTCTGGGGCAATTGAACCTCTTGTTGATTTGCTGGGAAATGGGACACCTAGGGGTAAGAAAGATGCAGCAACAGCTctatttaatttgtcaatatATCATGAAAACAAAGCCCGGATTGTGCAAGCTGGCGCTGTAAAACACCTTGTGGATCTGATGGATCCAGCGGCTGGGATGGTTGATAAGGCAGTTGCTGTTTTAGCAAATCTTGCCACAATTCCTGATGGAAGGACTGCAATTGGTCAGGGGAATGGGATCCCTGTTCTGGTTGAGGTTGTTGAGCTGGGGTCTGCTAGAGGGAAGGAAAATGCAGCAGCTGCGCTTTTACAGCTTTGCATAGCCAGTGGTAGGCATTGCAATATGGTGCTCCAAGAAGGAGCTGTCCCACCGTTAGTGGCATTGTCACAGTCAGGCACCCCGAGGGCCAAAGAAAAG GCACAATCACTCCTAAGTTACTTCAGAAGCCATCGAAATG AGAGGAAAACCCTATTGATTAAATGA